One window of Amaranthus tricolor cultivar Red isolate AtriRed21 chromosome 11, ASM2621246v1, whole genome shotgun sequence genomic DNA carries:
- the LOC130826663 gene encoding probable auxin efflux carrier component 1b, translating into MGISMLGGMYGEIPSESMMVQLRWHIKMPIIVFNSIKILASTGLGMAMFSLGLFMASQPKIIAGGIAAAGVAAVMRIIVGPATMAAASYAVGLKGIVLQITIIQAALPQAIIPFVFAQECNVHPTLLSTG; encoded by the exons ATGGGGATTTCTATGTTAGGAGGAATGTATGGAGAAATTCCTTCGGAGAGTATGATGGTACAACTTAG GTGGCATATTAAAATGCCTATAATTGTGttcaactcaattaaaattttGGCTTCTACAGGACTTGGGATGGCAATGTTTAGTCTAG GTTTATTCATGGCTTCACAGCCAAAGATAATTGCTGGTGGGATTGCAGCAGCGGGGGTTGCTGCTGTGATGAGAATCATTGTAGGACCAGCTACCATGGCAGCTGCTTCATATGCTGTTGGGCTCAAAGGAATTGTCTTACAAATCACAATTATTcag GCAGCTCTACCACAAGCGATCATACCTTTTGTCTTTGCACAAGAGTGTAATGTTCATCCTACGCTTCTTAGCACAGGGTAG
- the LOC130827896 gene encoding uncharacterized protein LOC130827896: MAAGIDLSKYANHPVHKAIATKDYANLRKILSTLPRLCDPAEIQSEPASLAEEQKADAISAVIDKRDNVPNRDTPLHLAVKLGDETATEMLMVAGADWSLQNEQGWSALQEAICDRNENIAKIIVRHYQPLAWAKWCRRLPRLVATMRRMRDFYMEITFHFESSVIPFVSRIAPSDTYKIWKRGANLRADMTLAGFDGFRIQRSDQSILFLGEGSEDGKLAPGSLCIITHKDKEIMNALDGAGDQASEAEIQQEVASMSKTNIFRPGIDVTEAVLLPQLTWRRQEKTETVGEWKSKVYEMHNVVVSIKSRKVPGAMTDEEFGSSTLDNESDSEELNEILTDEERKQLESALKLDPYDGCDDGIVGHRHSCYESREISIEDANGCKNGDVKYEKKGWFGGWRKREQKKVAIPRNSVSVDGKGSDGIKPGRHSVDVVRGDEAQRGKDKKASSSGKDSSQENEYKKGLRPILWLSSDFPLRIEELLPLLDILANKVKAIRRLRDLLTTKLPMGTFPVKVAIPVVPTIRVMVTFTKFEELQPLEEFSTPPSSPTASSSDGPIVSNTSGSSWFRWIKTPYQRTSSSSDSCSGTKTENNSDDPFVIPSDYAWITAEVKRRRMEEKNKAKKGKHKDQSSRAP, encoded by the exons ATGGCTGCTGGTATAGATTTATCCAAGTATGCCAACCATCCTGTTCATAAGGCAATTGCCACAAAAGACTATGCTAATCTCAGGAAAATACTATCTACCCTGCCTCGTCTTTGTGATCCGGCAGAAATTCAATCTGAACCCGCCTCATTAGCCGAAGAACAGAAGGCAGATGCAATTTCAGCTGTGATTGATAAGCGTGATAATGTTCCGAATCGAGATACCCCACTTCACCTTGCTGTAAAACTTGGTGATGAAACTGCAACTGAGATGTTAATGGTTGCTGGGGCTGATTGGAGTTTACAGAATGAGCAAGGTTGGAGTGCATTACAGGAAGCAATTTGTGATAGAAATGAAAACATTGCGAAAATCATTGTTCGACATTATCAACCTTTAGCTTGGGCTAAATGGTGTAGAAGATTGCCGCGTTTAGTTGCAACTATGAGGAGAATGAGGGATTTCTATATGGAGATTACATTTCATTTTGAGAGTTCAGTGATTCCTTTCGTATCTAGGATCGCTCCTTCCGATACCTACAAGATTTGGAAAAGGGGTGCTAATTTAAGGGCTGATATGACCTTGGCTGGATTTGATGGGTTTCGAATCCAACGCTCAGATCAAAGTATTTTGTTTCTTGGTGAAGGATCTGAAGATGGGAAGTTAGCTCCTGGATCATTGTGTATAATAACTCATAAGGATAAGGAGATAATGAATGCACTTGATGGGGCTGGTGATCAAGCTTCTGAAGCTGAGATACAACAAGAAGTTGCTTCAATGTCTAAGACTAACATATTTAGACCTGGGATTGATGTGACTGAAGCTGTTTTATTGCCACAGCTTACATGGAGACGTCAAGAGAAAACCGAAACTGTTGGGGAATGGAAATCTAAGGTGTATGAGATGCATAATGTTGTAGTTAGTATTAAGTCTAGAAAGGTTCCTGGGGCTATGACTGATGAAGAGTTTGGTTCTTCAACTCTTGATAATGAAAGTGATAGTGAAGAACTTAATGAAATTTTGactgatgaagaaagaaaacaacTTGAAAGTGCCCTTAAGTTGGATCCATATGATGGGTGTGATGATGGGATTGTGGGGCATAGACATAGCTGTTATGAATCTAGAGAGATATCTATTGAGGATGCAAATGGGTGTAAAAATGGGGATGTCAAATATGAAAAGAAAGGATGGTTTGGTGGTTGGAGGAAAAGGGAACAAAAGAAGGTTGCTATTCCTAGAAATTCGGTTTCTGTTGATGGGAAAGGGAGTGATGGAATCAAACCAGGAAGGCATTCTGTAGATGTTGTAAGAGGGGATGAGGCACAAAGAGGGAAGGATAAGAAAGCATCTTCATCGGGCAAAGACTCGAGTCAAGAGAATGAGTATAAGAAGGGATTGAGGCCTATACTTTGGCTGTCCTCTGACTTTCCGCTTCGTATAGAGGAGCTCTTACCCTTGCTTGATATCCTTGCCAATAAGGTGAAGGCTATTCGCCGTTTAAGGGACCTTCTAACAACAAAACTTCCTATGGGAACGTTTCCCGTCAAG GTTGCTATCCCAGTGGTTCCGACAATAAGAGTAATGGTTACGTTCACTAAGTTTGAGGAATTACAACCCCTTGAGGAGTTCTCGACACCTCCTTCCAGTCCAACGGCATCCTCAAGCGACGGTCCCATAGTAAGCAACACTTCAGGCTCCTCCTGGTTCCGGTGGATAAAAACTCCTTACCAACGCACAAGCTCATCAAGCGATAGCTGTTCCGGAACCAAGACAGAGAATAACAGTGACGACCCATTCGTAATTCCGTCCGATTATGCTTGGATTACTGCTGAAGTGAAAAGGCGAAGGATGGAAGAAAAGAACAAAGCTAAGAAAGGCAAACACAAAGATCAATCGAGTCGGGCACCTTAA
- the LOC130827897 gene encoding uncharacterized protein LOC130827897 isoform X1 produces the protein MHRVIGGRINSVDSRLPGLKRFLCNGPITEGLASDRCMNSNEIKEDDQSTSGIQKFDIAIVGGGLVGMALACSLASSPITRKMRVAIIDDNPALTSGSWLNKEEPPDPRVSTITPASIAFLQNIGAWKYVEQQRHAYFDKMQVWDYTGLGYTRYNARDVNKEILGCVVENKVLLSSLSMCMQEKDFQKTVLPSRVASMALQSSVSPTKMDSQLATLELVDGCNVAARLVVGADGGRSRVRELAGFSSTGQKYPQNAVICTVEHLMPNHCAWQRFLPAGPIALLPVGDTYSNIVWTMSPKESSDCKAMTKDDFVKAVNRALDHGFGPHPQPNSSFDKIFSSFSSDLVSCKESFEVPPKVVNLASERMVFPLSLVHTNTYAKRRVVLIGDAAHTVHPLAGQGVNLGFGDASVLSKVISEGTAVGVDIGQLSLLRRYEADRKPANYLMATILDGFQKAYSIDLGPLNALRAAAFHGAQYIAPLKKNIISYASGEQKLPFFLSS, from the exons ATGCATAGAGTGATTGGTGGAAGAATCAATTCGGTTGATTCTCGATTGCCAGGTTTAAAGAGATTCCTTTGCAATGGCCCTATTACAGAAGGTTTGGCCTCAGACAGATGTATGAACAGCAAT GAAATCAAGGAAGATGATCAATCTACGAGTGGTATTCAGAAGTTTGACATTGCTATTGTTGGAGGCGGTTTGGTCGGCATGGCTCTGGCGTGTTCTTTGG CAAGCTCTCCTATAACCAGGAAGATGAGAGTTGCCATCATTGATGATAATCCTGCTTTAACCTCTGGAAGTTGGTTAAATAAAGAGGAGCCTCCTGATCCAAGAGTCAGTACAATAACACCAGCTAGCATCGCTTTTCTTCAAA ATATAGGAGCTTGGAAGTATGTTGAACAGCAACGTCATGCATACTTTGATAAGATGCAG GTATGGGACTATACTGGTCTAGGGTATACCCGGTACAATGCTAGAGATGTTAACAAGGAAATTCTTGG GTGTGTTGTTGAGAATAAGGTGCTACTTAGCTCGCTATCAATGTGTATGCAG GAGAAGGACTTCCAGAAGACCGTACTTCCTTCAAGAGTGGCTTCAATGGCTTTACAGTCAAGTGTGTCACCCACCAAGATGGACAGTCAATTAGCAACATTGGAGCTGGTTGATGGCTGCAATGTAGCTGCAAGATTGGTG GTTGGAGCTGATGGAGGAAGGTCACGCGTTAGAGAGTTGGCAGGATTCAGCTCCACTGGCCAGAAGTATCCTCAAAATGCTGTTATCTGCACAGTTGAACATTTAATGCCTAATCATTGTGCATGGCAGAGGTTTCTTCCTGCTGGACCAATTGCACTTTTGCCGGTAGGCGATACTTATAGCAATATTGTCTGGACAATGAGCCCTAAGGAGTCTTCAGATTGCAAAGCTATGACTAAGGATGATTTTGTGAAAGCTGTTAACCGTGCATTGGATCATGGATTTGGTCCTCATCCACAACCAAATTCAAGTTTTGATAAGATTTTCTCTAGCTTCTCATCAGATTTAGTCTCTTGCAAGGAGTCTTTCGAAGTTCCACCAAAGGTCGTCAATTTGGCATCAGAAAGAATGGTGTTTCCACTGTCTTTAGTACATACTAATACTTACGCTAAAAGACGTGTTGTTCTCATCGGTGATGCTGCCCACACCGTTCATCCGCTGGCCGGTCAAGGAGTTAACCTTGGTTTTGGAGATGCATCTGTTCTCTCGAAAGTTATCTCTGAGGGTACTGCTGTTGGTGTTGACATAGGACAG CTTTCCTTGCTACGGAGATATGAAGCTGATCGAAAGCCAGCAAATTATTTGATGGCTACTATTCTCGATGGCTTCCAGAAGGCATACTCCATTGATTTGGGACCGCTGAACGCTTTAAGAGCTGCCGCATTTCATGGAGCGCAGTACATTGCACCTTTGAAGAAGAATATCATCTCATACGCCTCCGGTGAACAGAAACTTCCATTTTTCTTATCGAGCTGA
- the LOC130827897 gene encoding uncharacterized protein LOC130827897 isoform X2 — protein MALACSLASSPITRKMRVAIIDDNPALTSGSWLNKEEPPDPRVSTITPASIAFLQNIGAWKYVEQQRHAYFDKMQVWDYTGLGYTRYNARDVNKEILGCVVENKVLLSSLSMCMQEKDFQKTVLPSRVASMALQSSVSPTKMDSQLATLELVDGCNVAARLVVGADGGRSRVRELAGFSSTGQKYPQNAVICTVEHLMPNHCAWQRFLPAGPIALLPVGDTYSNIVWTMSPKESSDCKAMTKDDFVKAVNRALDHGFGPHPQPNSSFDKIFSSFSSDLVSCKESFEVPPKVVNLASERMVFPLSLVHTNTYAKRRVVLIGDAAHTVHPLAGQGVNLGFGDASVLSKVISEGTAVGVDIGQLSLLRRYEADRKPANYLMATILDGFQKAYSIDLGPLNALRAAAFHGAQYIAPLKKNIISYASGEQKLPFFLSS, from the exons ATGGCTCTGGCGTGTTCTTTGG CAAGCTCTCCTATAACCAGGAAGATGAGAGTTGCCATCATTGATGATAATCCTGCTTTAACCTCTGGAAGTTGGTTAAATAAAGAGGAGCCTCCTGATCCAAGAGTCAGTACAATAACACCAGCTAGCATCGCTTTTCTTCAAA ATATAGGAGCTTGGAAGTATGTTGAACAGCAACGTCATGCATACTTTGATAAGATGCAG GTATGGGACTATACTGGTCTAGGGTATACCCGGTACAATGCTAGAGATGTTAACAAGGAAATTCTTGG GTGTGTTGTTGAGAATAAGGTGCTACTTAGCTCGCTATCAATGTGTATGCAG GAGAAGGACTTCCAGAAGACCGTACTTCCTTCAAGAGTGGCTTCAATGGCTTTACAGTCAAGTGTGTCACCCACCAAGATGGACAGTCAATTAGCAACATTGGAGCTGGTTGATGGCTGCAATGTAGCTGCAAGATTGGTG GTTGGAGCTGATGGAGGAAGGTCACGCGTTAGAGAGTTGGCAGGATTCAGCTCCACTGGCCAGAAGTATCCTCAAAATGCTGTTATCTGCACAGTTGAACATTTAATGCCTAATCATTGTGCATGGCAGAGGTTTCTTCCTGCTGGACCAATTGCACTTTTGCCGGTAGGCGATACTTATAGCAATATTGTCTGGACAATGAGCCCTAAGGAGTCTTCAGATTGCAAAGCTATGACTAAGGATGATTTTGTGAAAGCTGTTAACCGTGCATTGGATCATGGATTTGGTCCTCATCCACAACCAAATTCAAGTTTTGATAAGATTTTCTCTAGCTTCTCATCAGATTTAGTCTCTTGCAAGGAGTCTTTCGAAGTTCCACCAAAGGTCGTCAATTTGGCATCAGAAAGAATGGTGTTTCCACTGTCTTTAGTACATACTAATACTTACGCTAAAAGACGTGTTGTTCTCATCGGTGATGCTGCCCACACCGTTCATCCGCTGGCCGGTCAAGGAGTTAACCTTGGTTTTGGAGATGCATCTGTTCTCTCGAAAGTTATCTCTGAGGGTACTGCTGTTGGTGTTGACATAGGACAG CTTTCCTTGCTACGGAGATATGAAGCTGATCGAAAGCCAGCAAATTATTTGATGGCTACTATTCTCGATGGCTTCCAGAAGGCATACTCCATTGATTTGGGACCGCTGAACGCTTTAAGAGCTGCCGCATTTCATGGAGCGCAGTACATTGCACCTTTGAAGAAGAATATCATCTCATACGCCTCCGGTGAACAGAAACTTCCATTTTTCTTATCGAGCTGA